Below is a window of Camelina sativa cultivar DH55 chromosome 11, Cs, whole genome shotgun sequence DNA.
CACGAAGAGCCGTCAACCGGTGGTCGAACCACCCATACGAACCGTTGCTGGCTCTGCTCGAGTCCCCACGCCAACTCGGTTAACTGGTTAGCCGTAAGAGAACCACCACTCCCGAATGAGATATAAAGAACCGACTCAGCCGGTTGTTCGTTTAACCAGTCAAAAACTGGATGTTCGTTCTTAGATGATTGTACCGCTCTGCATAACGGACCGACCGGATAAATCGGTACACGAGCGACCCGGCCTAAAAGCTTTGGGTCTTGAAGAGATTTCAATGATTTGGGCTCCATCTCTTCCCATGTATTCACCAAAATACCATCAGCATTTGGGTAAGCCAGACAGTGACGAACCAGATCCCGGTACACCGGTTCGTCCGGAACCAGATATGCATCCAAAGTATCTTCAAATCTAACCGGTTCACACCCCGGTACAGTGAGCGGGTTTCTTTGCACTGTGTGGTCTTCTTTGATATCTTTGCCCAAAGTTGGATAATATATGGAAACACCGAGATAACGCGCGTTGGAAGCGATAAACACATAAGTCAACATGTTTAGTTCCGCTCCGAGACATAACGCATCTGTGCCGAACAAGTCGATAATCAGAGCCGTTTGCTTTTGATGCATGGCAGCGATCTTTGATCGGAGGGCTGGAACGGCTTCACGCATAATGACTCCTATCTTGGTCACCACGTGGTCTTCCGGGTCCACTAAACCAGAAATGTTCGGCGAAGGAAGAGCGACGATGTCAACGCCGGTTGAGTTTATGAACTTTGACTGAGCGGAGGCTGCGTCGGTTTCAAGGACGAAGACGGTGACATGGAAGCCGTGGTTAGCGGAGAGACGCTTAGCTAGCTCGATCACCGGCATGACGTGGCCCATTCCGGGACTGGAAAACATGGCGGCATGTGGTTTTGTGATATGCATCACTACTTCTTCAGTTGGCTGGCTACTTGTTTAAATTTCgagagatttgtttttgtaattctttttgttgttgatggatGGGTTTCTATGGTCATTGCAGCATATGCGTTACTTACTTATTTATAGTCAGATTTCTATCATTATTTGTAGATTAAATAATTGATATTGAACATACATTTATTGTAGTCTAAAAGTTGTATTAGGtgataaaacaaattaagaaaaaaagtaatgacataaatatatgactaaataaaatgactaaatgagTAAGACTAAATAAAATGAGTAATTAGTATTAGCTAatctcatattttaataaaatgactaaatgttgacttttaaatttaaagtgtagattttctttttactttatacaatttatatttaactCATGTATACTTTATACAAGTTctaaacataaaactaaaattctCTTTTAAAGAAAAGTTAGCTTATATTCAAGGAAAATTTATGATGGAGCAAATAGACATCTGATTTTTAGCTGAATCATGTATTTAGGTTCAAATTTGGTAATTTACTAaataagtaattaaaatttgatgtttttgtaattaaaattaaatcttgATTAGCTTTTAAAGAAGTGTATAAACATTCTAGAAGAAGTGTGGGAATATTTTAGTGATACCATATTGCTACTCTATATACAGTTCAACCGCCTTGCGTGTGAGTTgcattttttgtttgcttttactGGTGCACATGGCCTGACAACTGACtattagtaaattaaatatatgcagAGATGCGGTATTATCGCAAGAAATGGTTGGACACTGATTAAAATTGGATTATGGCAGTATCAATGTTTGTAGAAGTTGATATTTTCAGTGTATATccttgtctttttattttaattgatattcaaattttacatataaacaaaaaaatctcttccgagaaaaacatataaaaaacaaattttatgaaatatatttaatttagtttttcatCATCAAAATTTTTTACTAAATAAGAAAACGGTAAAGATATTTACATGTGCTGATTAATTTAGTTTTACATATGGCGTTTAATCCAAAATTTTGTTATAGGAACGatacataaactaaaataaaaaagagaatattttataaaatccttAATTAATAAGtagattgtttttgtttatagattGAACAGAGTGCAGTGCACGATGGTCAATGGCTGACCATATTGAGATATGGAGTAAAGACCAGTCcgagtctttttttgtttttttactttgagAATCCCATATTTCAGTTCGATAACACAAATTCAtcttaacatataaaaaacatattaaatggatataacaaaaaaaaagagaagaaagaacacaaattcatgtataaaaaaacatattaaatggATTATGCAAATAATATAGGCATAGATATGCGGATATAAGACTTAGAagtaatgtaattttatttgtttaatttatgtgTAAGATGAACAATGGAACaagattttgtaaaacataaCGTGACGTATAGTGAAAAGTAAACAGAGATAGGAATCAACCATATAAACGCAATTGAAATATGGTTGTTTGGTTTTCAGTTAAATATAAAACCCAATTATATTATGTGATAAGTAGCTACtaacaaacaaaaccatatataatgATTGtgacaaagaaaattaaaaaaatagttgtctgttttatttttatttttttgataaaaatagtTGTCTGTATTTTTAGCATTAATATGGATAGATTATTGTTCATTGTCGCGAGATCTATCTACCACCTCAATTGTCCTACaaatatttatgataattaTAGTATGATCATGTGTAATTGAGCAAAAATCTTTCGAggaacatatataaaatgaccaaattaatcAGCACATGATCGGACTCACGTTGGAGATGGTGGATCACATGCcagtaatattttgtttatcttattttaaatatattagtaattaaCATTGACCAGTAATATGTATACATATGCTACTAgtgaaagaaataaatatgtatgtatgttttgATGGAGAAGAAAATAGAACTTTAGGAGAAAAGAAATATAAGTAAGTGTTTTGATTCTATGATGAAACTACCGAATGCAATtataggcttttttttttatatatatatagaagcatAGAGCCCACGTATATAAATCAAACTCTTAAAACGAGTAATAATAATTCAacacacaatcatttcctttttttctttaaacctaACCCTACTATCTTCATTCATTTATTCATGAATATCATCATGTCTTTGATTGCTCGTAACTAATTGGTCACATTATCTAATCAATCCCAGCTGATCTTACTTTACTAACTGATCCATCACATGCCTTACGTACAATCGATCActgaaggagaaaagaaaaacaaaactgaggTTCACCATTAATAATATAGAGCTTATAAAGTTTAATTGGTTAATCGTTATTTAAGGCGACAATCGGAGCTAAACAGTTATCGGCTATAACGTCCTACAAGAACATCATATTTATCACTCATGTTTCCACAAACATCATAGctaaacagttttaaaattcaAGATAACTCTATTATTTAAGGCGACAAAAGGATAACGAGGCCCGTGGCTAGTGGAtgccataaaatatatatgttcattcaAAGATTACATTATATGATGGCGGTCAGAGATAATCACCATTTAATCGTAAAACTCGAAAATTGGACCACTGTTGTTGAAATTTTTgtctattaattatatatataatatggtatgaaaaacattttcttgattCCTTCTCATGCAATCTCCGTCAGTACGTAATATATTCTTCCTGCTCTCtgataaaaacaaatacattaaGTTATAAAATGGTGAGCCAAGACATTAAAAATTAAGTTTCACTGAGGAAatcattgaatttttttaaatggtttcaAGGATGGAAAACATCAAATTAACCGATAACCATTAATCaccaaattatatatgaagTAAATTAAATCACCAAATTAatcatatacaaaattttgtaaatgtctTGATTTCTTATCTCGCTAGCTGTCTGTCTCCGTAGTTACGTAAAATAATTCCGGTGATCTCTAATGATCAGACGAAATATATAACTTGTTAAATGTAAGTCAACTGGCTGGAACGAAGAAAGCCGATCTCCGTTTTACGTAACGTACGTACGACTTTAGTTAATAATCActctgatttgtttatttatagaGGGGCCCGTCTTTGGAGTTGATAATATTATGGCGTTATGGTTTCGCTATTATAATTATTCCTTTGTCGTCTTGTCACCtaagtaaataattaatatcattAGTACACgtcaagaaaagtttagaaGAATTGATTTTACTACTAGAATCCTTGCCACTGCCGTAAATAATTTGCAACAAGGTGGTCTAACTGATCCATCATATGTGCGGTACTGCGGTCTAATTAATCTATCATCACCTGTTATAGTCATAGATTATTGTTAAATTACATaccgtgtatatatataagattgaaTAATTGATATTAACTCCGATATCACTAAAACATTTGTTGTTGCTCATAATAATGCATCATGAATAATTTTGGCCACGGAGTGACTAACAATTTAACACCAAAATTTTGTAGATgtattaattacttttaaactaaataatatatttaattaaagttTATAATCATGTAAACCTAAATCCGTCATGAtgatttctaattaaaattatgtaaaaggttttttttaactattacaaagcaaaaggaaaacataaatatGGTTAGCAACCCTCCTGATCTATATAAATTCTCATTTAAGCCCATTATTGAACCCAATAAAGCATATAAATTCTCATGTAAGCCCATTACAAAACCCAATAAAGCATATTATAATTGgcccattttttaaaataagcaATAAAGAAACGGCGTCGTTCGAAAGTACGTGATCGTCAACGCCTGGTGCTACGATCAACCATCGTCGagtctccttcctcttcttcttcttcttcttcttctctctctctagtggTCACACTCACTCCACAGCCGTGAAAAAACCCTAGGAACCAAAATATGATGAACCTCTCGAGATCCGTCGCGTTGATCTCTTTGTTCCTTCTTCCTTTACTTAGTTTCTCCTTCTCCGTCGATAATCCGACGGATCGGCGAGTTCTGGTTCTTCTCGATGATCTATCACTTAAGTCCTCTCATTCTATCTTCTTCAACACTCTCAAGTCTCGTGGATTTGATCTCGATTTCAAGCTAGCTGATGATTCAAAGCTCGCTCTTCAACGATACGGCCAGTACTTGTACGATGGGCTGATCATCTTCGCCCCATCGACAGAGCGTAAGATCCTTCGATCTGTCTCTTGAtcgataattttgttttatatctcTGGAATCGAtttgttcatatctcattttattgtttataaaggGCTTGGAGGATCTTTGGATTCGAAATCCATTGCTGATTTCGTTGATTCCGGTCGTGACT
It encodes the following:
- the LOC104729103 gene encoding UDP-glycosyltransferase 72E3 — encoded protein: MHITKPHAAMFSSPGMGHVMPVIELAKRLSANHGFHVTVFVLETDAASAQSKFINSTGVDIVALPSPNISGLVDPEDHVVTKIGVIMREAVPALRSKIAAMHQKQTALIIDLFGTDALCLGAELNMLTYVFIASNARYLGVSIYYPTLGKDIKEDHTVQRNPLTVPGCEPVRFEDTLDAYLVPDEPVYRDLVRHCLAYPNADGILVNTWEEMEPKSLKSLQDPKLLGRVARVPIYPVGPLCRAVQSSKNEHPVFDWLNEQPAESVLYISFGSGGSLTANQLTELAWGLEQSQQRFVWVVRPPVDGSSCSEYFSANGGGTKDNTPEYLPEGFVTRTCDRGFVIPSWAPQAEVLAHRAVGGFLTHCGWSSTLESVVGGVPMIAWPLFAEQNMNAALLSDELGIAVRVDDTEEAISRSKIEVLVRKVMAEKEGEEMRMKVKKLRDTAEMSSSIDGSGSAHKSLCRVTKECQQFLERIGDLARGA